A region from the Arvicola amphibius chromosome 12, mArvAmp1.2, whole genome shotgun sequence genome encodes:
- the Mex3b gene encoding RNA-binding protein MEX3B, with translation MPSSLFADLERNGSGGGGGGGGGGGGGGGGSGGGETLDDQRALQLALDQLSLLGLDSDEGASLYDSEPRKKSVNMTECVPVPSSEHVAEIVGRQGCKIKALRAKTNTYIKTPVRGEEPVFVVTGRKEDVAMARREIISAAEHFSMIRASRNKNTALNGAVPGPPNLPGQTTIQVRVPYRVVGLVVGPKGATIKRIQQQTHTYIVTPSRDKEPVFEVTGMPENVDRAREEIEAHIALRTGGIIELTDENDFHANGTDVGFDLHHGSGGSGPGSLWSKPTPSITPTPGRKPFSSYRNDSSSSLGSASTDSYFGGGTSGSAAATSRLADYSPPSPALSFAHNGNNNNNGNGYTYTAGEASVPSPDGGPELQPAFDPAPAPPPGTPLLWAQFERSPGGGSAAPVSSSCSSSASSSASSSSVVFPGGGANSTPSNANLGLLVHRRLHPGTSCPRLSPPLHMAPGAGEHHLARRVRSDPGGGGLAYAAYANGLGAQLPGLPSSDTSGSSSSSSSSSSSSSSSSGLRRKGSRDCSVCFESEVIAALVPCGHNLFCMECANRICEKSEPECPVCHTAVTQAIRIFS, from the exons ATGCCCAGCTCGCTGTTTGCAGACCTGGAGCGCaacggcagcggcggcggcgggggaggcggcggcggcggaggcggaggcggcgGTGGCAGCGGCGGGGGAGAGACTCTGGATGACCAAAGAGCCCTGCAGCTTGCGCTCGATCAGCTCTCACTGTTGGGGCTGGACAGTGACGAGGGCGCCTCTCTGTACGACAGCGAGCCCCGCAAGAAGAGCGTGAACATGACCGAGTGCGTGCCGGTACCCAGTTCCGAACACGTCGCGGAGATCGTAGGGCGACAAG GTTGTAAAATCAAAGCTTTGAGGGCGAAGACCAACACTTATATCAAGACCCCAGTTCGCGGGGAGGAGCCTGTCTTTGTTGTGACGGGCAGGAAGGAGGATGTGGCCATGGCTCGGAGGGAGATCATCTCCGCCGCGGAGCACTTCTCCATGATCCGAGCCTCTCGTAACAAGAACACAGCCCTCAACGGCGCTGTTCCCGGGCCGCCCAACCTGCCAGGACAGACCACTATCCAAGTGAGGGTGCCATATCGCGTGGTGGGGCTCGTGGTGGGGCCGAAGGGAGCCACGATCAAGCGCATTCAACAGCAGACCCACACATATATTGTGACACCCAGCCGGGACAAGGAGCCCGTGTTCGAGGTGACTGGGATGCCAGAAAACGTGGATCGCGCTCGAGAGGAGATCGAGGCTCACATTGCGCTGCGCACCGGTGGCATCATCGAGCTGACAGATGAGAACGACTTCCATGCCAATGGCACAGACGTGGGCTTTGATCTACATCACGGGTCCGGCGGGTCCGGCCCCGGCAGCCTCTGGAGCAAACCCACCCCAAGCATTACTCCCACCCCTGGCCGCAAGCCCTTCTCCAGCTATCGCAATGACAGCTCCAGCTCGCTTGGCAGCGCATCTACAGACTCTTACTTCGGTGGTGGAACCAGCGGCAGCGCCGCTGCCACTTCACGCCTGGCGGACTACAGCCCTCCCAGCCCTGCGCTCAGCTTTGCCCACAatggaaacaacaacaataacggCAATGGTTACACCTACACAGCGGGGGAAGCCTCGGTGCCTTCCCCGGATGGTGGTCCTGAGCTTCAGCCTGCTTTCGACCCAGCTCCCGCCCCACCACCTGGGACACCCCTTCTCTGGGCCCAGTTCGAGCGGTCACCTGGAGGTGGATCTGCAGCCCcagtttcctcttcctgctcttcctcggCATCTTCATCTGCCTCGTCGTCCTCGGTGGTCTTTCCCGGGGGTGGCGCCAACAGCACACCCTCCAATGCCAACCTGGGGCTGCTGGTGCACCGCCGGCTGCACCCGGGCACCAGCTGCCCGCGCCTGTCTCCACCCTTACACATGGCCCCAGGGGCGGGAGAGCACCACCTGGCTCGGCGGGTGCGCAGCGACCCGGGCGGTGGTGGTCTGGCCTACGCGGCCTATGCTAATGGGCTTGGGGCACAGCTCCCCGGTCTGCCTTCGTCGGACACTTCAGGCTCCTCCTcgtcctccagctcctcctccagctcttcctcctcttcctcgggGCTGCGGCGCAAGGGCAGCCGCGACTGCTCTGTGTGCTTCGAGAGCGAAGTGATCGCCGCGCTGGTGCCCTGTGGCCACAACCTCTTCTGCATGGAGTGTGCCAACCGCATTTGTGAGAAAAGTGAGCCCGAGTGTCCCGTCTGCCACACCGCGGTCACTCAGGCCATCCGCATCTTTTCCTGA